CGGCACCGACCTGATCGAACTGGAGCCGGCCACGTCGTGGACCGGCAGCTGGGGGATCCGGGTCCCGTGACGCCGGAGATCCTCCCGGACGCAGCGGCCGGCGAACTGCTGACGCTGCAGCAGGCCGCCTATATCGGCGAAGCGCGAGCGCACCGGAACTTCGACCTGCCGCCGTTGCTGGACACCCTCGACGACATCCGGGCGGCGCTGGCCGACCCGTCGATCACCGTCTGGGGTTTCCGCGACGGCGGCCGGCTCGTGGCGAGCGTGCGGATGCGGCTGGCCGGCGA
This sequence is a window from Amycolatopsis benzoatilytica AK 16/65. Protein-coding genes within it:
- a CDS encoding GNAT family N-acetyltransferase, with the translated sequence MDRQLGDPGPVTPEILPDAAAGELLTLQQAAYIGEARAHRNFDLPPLLDTLDDIRAALADPSITVWGFRDGGRLVASVRMRLAGEVGEVGRLVVAPDRHGEGLGTALLTAAENATPPEVTVFRLCTGERSAGPRYLYGKLGYRETHRTPEADYHLVHLEKPRVRASG